In Brienomyrus brachyistius isolate T26 chromosome 3, BBRACH_0.4, whole genome shotgun sequence, the following proteins share a genomic window:
- the snrpb2 gene encoding U2 small nuclear ribonucleoprotein B'' has translation MDIRPNHTIYINNVNDKIKKEELKRSLYALFSQFGQILDIVALKTMKMRGQAFVVFKELTAATNALRQLQSFPFYNKPMRIQYAKTDSEIISKTRGTFGEKEKKKDKKKKTQEQALNAAKKPASGSATPQANAAPSQQVPDNPPNYILFLNNLPEETNEMMLSMLFNQFPGFKEVRLVPGRHDIAFVEFESEGQAGTARDALQGFRITSTCAMKITYAKK, from the exons ATGGACATACGGCCCAAccacaccatctacataaataATGTAAACGATAAAATTAAGAAAGAAG AGTTGAAGAGGTCGCTTTATGCGTTGTTCTCCCAATTTGGGCAAATCCTCGATATTGTAGCGCTTAAGACCATGAAGATGAGAGGACAAGCATTCGTGGTTTTCAAAGAGCTGACTGCTGCCACCAACGCCCTTCGGCAGCTGCAGAGCTTCCCCTTCTACAACAAACCCATG CGGATCCAGTATGCGAAGACAGATTCCGAAATCATTTCAAAAACGCGCGGCACGTTTGGcgagaaagagaaaaagaagGACAAGAAGAAAAAGACTCAAGAACAGGCGCTGAACGCAGCCAAGAAACCGGCATcg GGTTCTGCTACCCCACAGGCAAATGCAGCCCCATCCCAGCAG GTTCCCGATAATCCACCTAATTACATTTTGTTCCTCAATAACCTCCCTGAGGAAACGAATGAGATGATGCTCTCAATGCTGTTCAATCA GTTCCCTGGTTTCAAAGAGGTACGACTGGTGCCAGGGAGGCATGACATCGCCTTTGTGGAATTTGAGAGTGAAGGGCAGGCGGGCACGGCCAGGGACGCCCTCCAGGGCTTCCGCATCACCTCCACCTGCGCGATGAAGATCACCTATGCCAAGAAGTAG
- the LOC125738854 gene encoding otoraplin-like, with amino-acid sequence MAPLSRLAFVLFTLCALCRLSFPFAMDKLADAKLCVDEECSRTISVARVIEDFIAPDCRFINLRRGQTVYVYSKLVAEEGTGVFWSGSVYSDRYVDQMGIVGYFPSNLVKEMHVFEKAEVEVPTEAVDFYCI; translated from the exons ATGGCCCCACTGAGCCGCCTCGCGTTTGTGCTGTTCACGCTCTGCGCTCtgtgccgactctccttcccCTTCGCTATGGATAAGCTGGCTGACGCCAAGCTCTGCGTGGATGAGGAATGCTCAC GTACAATTTCCGTGGCGAGGGTCATCGAGGACTTCATAGCTCCAGATTGCAGGTTTATCAACCTCAGGAGGGGTCAGACGGTGTATGTCTATTCCAAACTGGTGGCAGAAGAGGGCACAGGTGTCTTCTGGTCTGGAAGT GTCTACAGTGACAGGTATGTGGACCAGATGGGAATTGTCGGCTACTTCCCCAGCAACCTGGTGAAAGAGATGCATGTGTTTGAGAAGGCAGAGGTCGAGGTTCCCACTGAG GCTGTTGACTTCTACTGTATTTGA